One window from the genome of Cyprinus carpio isolate SPL01 unplaced genomic scaffold, ASM1834038v1 S000006815, whole genome shotgun sequence encodes:
- the LOC122144986 gene encoding torsin-1A-like, translating to MNSKELEIKISEKIFNDENSGFLYSSIIDKHLVDHYIPFLPLELKHVRQCVLVEMAHLNVPQDSDLADEVAGNMPYFPKEEKIFSLKGCKSVRQKLALHIDSQRPKLSS from the exons ATGAACAGCAAGGAACTGGAGATTAAAATCTCTGAAAAAATCTTCAATGATGAGAACA GTGGATTTCTGTACTCTAGTATCATAGATAAGCACCTGGTTGATCATTATATTCCTTTCCTACCTCTGGAGCTGAAGCATGTGCGTCAGTGTGTCCTGGTTGAGATGGCCCACCTGAACGTCCCCCAAGACTCTGATCTGGCAGATGAAGTGGCCGGAAACATGCCTTACTTCCCTAAAGAAGAGAAAATCTTTTCTCTTAAAGGCTGCAAGAGTGTCAGACAAAAGTTGGCGCTGCATATTGATTCACAGCGGCCCAAGTTGTCCAGTTAG
- the LOC122144995 gene encoding dnaJ homolog subfamily C member 16-like, producing the protein MAAVLEYAQDAVQIDTDEEEVYSCKVDYTGYVLALNGHKKYLCLFKPVYTGEDLDSKPEEEGGGSRSWKGMTRSRSTSLQIHHKLDRLGLWVERLMEGTLPRYYVPAWPGLDKITVNK; encoded by the coding sequence ATGGCGGCCGTGTTGGAATACGCTCAGGACGCTGTGCAGATCGACACAGATGAGGAAGAAGTGTACAGCTGCAAAGTAGACTACACAGGCTATGTTCTAGCCCTTAATGGCCATAAGAAATATCTGTGTCTTTTCAAGCCAGTCTACACAGGTGAAGACTTGGATAGCAAGCCGGAAGAAGAAGGAGGAGGTTCCCGGTCCTGGAAGGGCATGACACGCTCTCGATCCACAAGTCTTCAGATCCATCACAAACTGGATCGACTCGGACTCTGGGTGGAGCGACTGATGGAAGGGACGCTGCCCAGGTACTACGTCCCAGCCTGGCCCGGTCTGGACAAGATCACTGTCAATAAATGA
- the LOC122144992 gene encoding cytidine deaminase-like has product MNRYNPEALVRKSQEARNQAYCPYSKFRVGAAVLTSNGTVFTGCNVENASYPLGLCAERTAISKAVSEGHTRFKAIAIARYFSIYKWTNNVSASTDTAIQQTVFMSSVLQFGSQWDVYLSKSDGSYKVMTVEELLPCSFGPDDLRATENTVGNSKL; this is encoded by the exons ATGAATCGCTATAACCCAGAAGCACTTGTTCGGAAATCTCAGGAAGCCAGAAATCAGGCATACTGTCCCTACAGCAAGTTCAGAGTTGGAGCAGCTGTCTTAACAAGCAATGGAACTGTGTTCACAG GTTGTAATGTAGAGAATGCAAGCTACCCTCTTGGACTGTGTGCTGAGAGGACTGCTATCTCTAAAGCTGTGTCTGAGGGACATACCAGGTTCAAAGCCATTGCAATTGCAAGGTATTTCAGTATATA TA AATGGACAAATAATGTTTCAGCTTCCACTGATACTGCCATACAACAGACTGTTTTTATGTCATCTGTCTTGCAGTTTGGCTCACAGTGGGACGTTTATCTGTCAAAATCTGACGGATCTTACAAAGTGATGACAGTGGAGGAGCTCCTGCCCTGTTCATTTGGCCCTGATGACCTGAGGGCAACAGAAAACACTGTTGGCAATTCGAAACTGTAA
- the LOC109081627 gene encoding serine/threonine-protein kinase PINK1, mitochondrial-like translates to MSVKHALSRGLELGRSLIQLGLFKPAGRVAAKFRGERLRVSRPTRTVQPQTFLPGRYRFFRLSLSGLAAQLQSGAFRRVAGGGAPRNRAVFLAFGVGLGVIEQQLEEDRTSAALCQEIQAVFRKKKFQTPLKPFTSGYKLEDYVIGKQIGKGCNAAVYEAAAPSGAPVESGKYSLVELNQKETDDDNKKAGTLRFPATPSFPLAIKMMWNIGGGSSSDAILRSMSMELVPACPQALTKEQGEIALDGQFGTVPKRMTAHPNVITVYRAFTAEVPLLPGAQEEYPDVLPARLNPQGLGSNRTLFLVMKNYPCTLRQYLEVCVPNRMQASLMLLQLLEGVDHMCKQGIAHRDLKSDNVLLEFDRAGCPRLVITDFGCCLAEDLGLKLPFDSRWVNRGGNTCLMAPEVATAVPGPGVMIDYSKADAWAVGAIAYELFGQPNPFYSSQGLEGRTYQEKQLPPLPAAVPEDVQLVVKLLLCRNTCKRPSARVAANMLHISLWGKRVLASLDQARMDQLTDWLLCQAAVVLLKGRGSSGSSVEAELQRCFLANIDLEDLHTAVSFLMYGHEQWKSLLAHYTEP, encoded by the exons ATGTCAGTGAAACATGCTCTCAGTCGGGGGTTGGAGCTAGGGAGGTCGCTTATCCAGCTGGGGCTCTTCAAACCAGCCGGCCGTGTGGCTGCGAAGTTCCGCGGTGAGCGGCTGCGTGTGTCCCGGCCGACCCGCACCGTCCAGCCGCAGACCTTCCTGCCCGGTCGGTACCGCTTCTTCCGCCTGTCTCTCAGCGGGCTGGCCGCCCAGCTCCAGTCCGGGGCTTTCAGGAGAGTGGCTGGAGGTGGTGCACCCAGAAACAGGGCTGTTTTCCTGGCTTTTGGGGTGGGCTTGGGGGTAATTGAACAGCAGCTGGAGGAGGACAGGACAAGCGCTGCTCTGTGTCAGGAGATACAG GCTGTATTTAGAAAGAAGAAGTTCCAGACCCCCCTGAAGCCCTTTACATCAGGGTACAAGTTGGAGGATTACGTGATTGGGAAACAGATCGGGAAAGGTTGCAATGCAGCAGTGTATGAGGCAGCGGCTCCGTCCGGGGCCCCTGTGGAGAGCGGGAAGTATTCACTGGTGGAACTGAACCAGAAAGAAACAGATGATGACAATAAGAAAGCAGGAACGCTTAGATTTCCTGCTACACCCAGCTTTCCTTTAGCTATCAAAATGATGTGGAACATTGGG GGTGGTTCATCAAGTGATGCCATCCTTCGCTCTATGTCCATGGAGTTGGTTCCTGCATGTCCACAGGCCCTAACAAAAGAGCAAGGAGAGATTGCTTTGGATGG CCAGTTTGGAACAGTGCCTAAAAGAATGACCGCTCATCCCAATGTGATCACAGTGTACCGGGCCTTCACTGCTGAGGTCCCGCTGCTGCCTGGAGCTCAGGAGGAGTACCCCGATGTCCTGCCTGCCAGACTCAATCCACAGGGTTTGGGCAGTAATCGTACACTGTTCCTGGTCATGAAGAA TTACCCATGCACCCTGCGGCAGTACCTGGAGGTGTGTGTGCCGAACCGGATGCAGGCGTCTCTcatgctgctgcagctgctggaAGGGGTGGATCACATGTGCAAACAGGGCATTGCTCACAGAGACCTCAAATCAGACAATGTGCTCCTGGAGTTTGACAGAG ccgGGTGTCCCAGACTGGTGATCACTGACTTCGGCTGTTGTCTGGCAGAAGATTTGGGCCTCAAACTGCCCTTTGACAGCCGGTGGGTTAACAGAGGGGGAAACACCTGTCTGATGGCACCTGAG GTGGCCACAGCAGTTCCAGGTCCAGGGGTGATGATCGATTACAGTAAAGCAGATGCCTGGGCTGTAGGGGCCATCGCCTATGAGCTCTTCGGTCAGCCGAACCCCTTCTACAGCTCACAGGGGCTGGAGGGACGCACTTATCAGGAAAAACAGCTTCCTCCACTTCCTGCTGCTGTACCTGAGGATGTACAGCTAGTAGTGAAGCTGCTGCTATGCAGAAACACTTGCAAG CGCCCCAGTGCACGTGTGGCTGCTAACATGCTGCACATCAGCCTGTGGGGAAAGCGTGTGTTGGCCAGCTTGGATCAGGCCAGAATGGATCAGCTGACTGACTGGCTGCTGTGTCAGGCTGCTGTGGTGCTGCTGAAGGGTCGAGGCTCCAGCGGGAGCTCCGTGGAAGCTGAACTCCAGAGATGCTTCCTCGCCAACATAGACCTGGAGGATCTCCACACTGCGGTCAGCTTCCTCATGTACGGACATGAGCAGTGGAAATCCCTGCTAGCACACTACACTGAGCCATAG
- the LOC109081628 gene encoding dnaJ homolog subfamily C member 16-like: protein MMRMVVVLLSVMMVCVLLMDAMVESAAEFDPYKVLGVTRSASQSEIKKVYKRLAKEWHPDKNKNPEAEDMFIKITKSYEILTNEEKKASYDRYGQTDNTHPYGRGHHGFRHNFYFDESFFHFPFNNKGGQDFANSKYTLHFSQYVNEVVPDSFKRPYLIKITSDWCFSCIHIEPVWKETVQELETLGIGIGVVDVGYERRLANHLGAHQTPSILGVVNGKVSFFHYAVVKGHLMQFIEDLLPQRLVEKVTVKNNQEFLKSWHKLNKPHVLLFDQVPSVPLLYKLTAFAYKDYVQFGYVDQGLSETADLLRKFNLNTYAPTMLVFKEDVEKPADIIQAKGMKKHIIDEFISNNKFLLAPRLVNQKLFDELCPVKQFHRRRKYCVLLITGEEESFATGNEAFLSLASDNTNDVLRFAYVYQRRQQPLCDVLLKNKDSTLPQVVILERRNGAGKILYKPVLGGWNGSKEDKHKLLEELERLEKDPSILNCDAVLPELNNELTSMFLTRWIYTAYDYLSEIIADLLHNNWREMMPLLSLIFSALFILFGTVVIQAFSDSSEEKQPKTKAKEASNAENGSPHTSSTSSSRPPKKNFVEVTELTDITYTSNLVKLRPGHINVVLVLTDSTKNILLSKFAKEVYSFTGSLT from the exons atgatGAGGATGGTGGTGGTATTGCTCTCTGTGATGATGGTCTGTGTGCTCCTGATGGATGCTATGGTGGAAAGCGCTGCAGAATTTGATCCATATAAGGTTCTCGGAGTCACCAGAAGTGCAAGCCAATCAGAAATCAAGAAAGTGTACAAACGCTTGGCCAAAGAATG GCAtcctgataaaaacaaaaatcctgaAGCAGAAGACATGTTCATCAAGATAACAAAGTCTTATGAG ATCTTAACAAACGAGGAGAAGAAAGCCAGCTACGATCGTTATGGACAAACAGATAACACTCACCCGTATGGACGTGGCCATCATGGTTTCCGCCACAACTTCTACTTTGATGAGTCTTTCTTCCACTTTCCCTTCAACAATAAGGGTGGCCAGGACTTTGCTAACAGCAAGTACACGTTGCATTTCAGCCAGTATGTCAATGAAGTTGTGCCTGACAGCTTCAAGAGGCCTTACTTGATAAAGATCACCTCAGACTGGTGCTTCAGCTGCATCCATATCGAGCCAGTCTGGAAAGAAACAGTGCAGGAATTGGAAACTCTAG GGATTGGAATTGgtgtggttgatgttggttaCGAGCGGCGTTTAGCAAATCATTTGGGAGCACATCAGACTCCATCCATTCTTGGTGTCGTCAACGGAAAAGTGTCTTTCTTCCATTACGCTGTTGTTAAAGGCCACCTGATGCAGTTCATAGAAGATTTGCTGCCACAGAGACTAGTTGAAAAG GTTACAGTTAAGAACAACCAAGAGTTTCTGAAGAGCTGGCATAAACTGAACAAGCCACATGTCCTCTTGTTTGACCAAGTGCCTTCGGTTCCTCTGCTTTATAAG CTTACAGCATTTGCCTATAAGGATTATGTGCAGTTTGGATACGTTGATCAAGGTCTTTCTGAAACCGCTGACCTGCTGAGAAAATTCAACTTGAATACTTATGCGCCAACCATGCTTGTCTTCAAAGAGGACGTGGAGAAGCCTGCAGATATTATACAG GCTAAAGGGATGAAGAAGCATATAATAGATGAGTTCATCTCCAATAACAAGTTCCTCCTGGCTCCTCGTCTGGTAAACCAAAAGCTATTTGATGAGCTTTGCCCTGTCAAACAGTTCCATCGTCGCAGGAA ATATTGTGTTCTACTCATTACTGGTGAGGAAGAATCCTTTGCCACAGGGAATGAAGCCTTCCTCTCGCTAGCCTCTGACAACACTAATGACGTGCTTCGGTTTGCTTACGTCTACCAGCGACGTCAGCAGCCCCTATGTGATGTTCTCTTAAAGAACAAAGATAGCACACTACCACAG GTGGTGATTCTGGAGAGGCGTAACGGAGCTGGTAAGATTCTGTATAAGCCAGTTTTGGGTGGATGGAACGGCAGTAAGGAAGATAAACACAAGCTCCTGGAGGAACTCGAAAGACTGGAGAAGGATCCCTCCATCCTTAACTGTGACGCCGTTCTCCCAGAGCTCAACAATGAGCTCACCTCG atgtttttaacaAGATGGATTTACACAGCATATGACTACTTATCTGAAATTATCGCTGATCTTCTTCACAATAACTG GCGTGAGATGATGCCCCTACTGTCTTTGATATTCtctgcactttttattttatttggcacTGTAGTTATTCAGGCTTTTAG TGACTCAAGTGAGGAAAAACAGCCCAAAACGAAAGCCAAAGAGGCATCCAATGCAGAGAATGGTTCGCCACACACCTCCAGCACATCTAG cagtcGCCCACCAAAGAAAAACTTTGTGGAGGTGACAGAGTTAACCGACATAACATACACTAGTAACCTAGTGAAGCTGAGGCCGGGTCACATCAATGTAGTTCTGGTACTTACTGATTCCACAAAGAACATCCTGCTTAGCAAGTTTGCCAAGGAAGTTTATTCGTTCACTGG GAGTTTGACGTAG